Below is a genomic region from Fusarium oxysporum Fo47 chromosome XI, complete sequence.
TAGCAGCAATAATGGAGTGGAATGCAACGTCCAAAGGTCCTGGGTGCATGACATACTGGTCGCCCACTTCGGACTTGTCCCAAGTTGCCTTTGTCGTAGCGTATCCCATGGTTCGCTGAACAGACTTGAGACCTCGGAAGAGACCCTGATAGTTGAGACCAATGTTGAGAAGTGAGTCATAATACTCCTGGGTGTCGACAGGTGTAATACCCGACTTTCCAAGTGCTCGCGGTGGAAGATCATAGTCCGAAGGCTCACCAAAGTCAATGGTGATCAAACCGGTGCAGTTCCTCTCCAGGGTTGCTTCAACTTCGGCGGGACAAGTATGGCAAGAGAACTCTCCGTAGAAAACATCCTCGTCAACATGGCCGCCAATCTTTTTGACAGAGAAGATAGACTCAATACCAGGATTGTTCTCCTCAATGGTCAGCGCCCGAGGGATAACAAGGTCTCGGATCTCCACAAGCTTGACAGGTCTTGATCCAGCAATCTCCATGGCGGCTTGGATAGCCATAGCCATGTATCCTGATGTCGGGAAGAGAGCCATTCCCTGAAAAGCATGACCGCGAATCCAGGGAAGTTCATTGAGACGGAGGATGTTGCGCCAGCGGATCTCAAACTCTGAATCATCTGGAGTGCGACGACCGAGAAGTTCGTGTGGAGCTTTCTCAGCGAGACGGTAACGACGAGAGATTCGGGACTCTTTCCAGTGGACCTTGTTGTGATTCCACGTGTAAGATGGGAGTCCTTTGATCATCCGTGGCTTGCTGGCTTCAGGTCCATGGATCGCTTTGTAGTACCCAGCAAAGTCTACATGAGTTCCGAGATAGGCCCAGACGTAGCCGATTCCACCCGAGAAtgcttcgacatcatcgtATCCACGTCTCAGGAACGTAGCATACGGAAGGACGTGACCCAGAGCAGTCTTCATTGTTTGTGAAGCCGGACCCTTCAGAGCCGGGTGAGGACCGATCTCGAGCGAGAGACTGAAGGGGCCAGCCCTCCAGAGTGAGCACTCCAGTGCTTCGGAGAAGAGTACCGGGCGAACCATGTTGTCGATCCAGTACTGCCCCGCCAAAGCCGAAagatcatcctcgtcatcaagcATATCTGCGTTTCCGTAGACAGAAGAGACCCAGATACAGTTACTGGAAGGAGGGTTGACAGTAATGTTGCAAGCTTTGAGCGACTCAAGATATGGGTCTGCACAAGCTCTCATATGATGCGAGTGATAAGCCGTATCAACCTTTAGGAGACGGGCAAAGGTTTTCTGCTCCTCCAGAATCCCCTTCGCTTCCAAGATAGCGTCCTCATCGCCAGAAATAGTAGCGCTGGACGGAGAGTTGCTCGCAGCAAGGCTAATTCGTCCCTTGAACTGCTCCTGATCGCAGAAGGCTGTTGCGTCTTCAGAGCCCATACCCACAGCCATCATGGATCCTGGAGCACCAGATGGTCCAGAGGCGTGTTTGGCGTAGAGACCTCGGTAGTAGGCAATGCGCATTGCATCAGTAGCTGAGAGTAGACCTGCAGCGTAAACGGCAGAAATCTCGCCTGATGAATGGCCGACGACAGCATCGAAGTGAACACCCGCGGACGCAAGAACATCCACGATTGCGATCTGAGTCGCTGTACACAGAGGCTGAGAGATAGCAGCCTCACCAATGCGAGAAGCCTCATCAGATGCCATTAGCTCATCCATGAGAGACCACTTTGGCGCATCAGGAATGCCACGCAGAGCATCTTGACACTTCTGTATCGACTCCCGAAACCGAGAAGACGTCTCAATCATGGTTCTACCCATGGATGCCCACTGCGCTCCTTGGCCGGTGAAGATGCCAAGAATAGCCGGGGGCTCAGAAGATGACCCTGGTGCTTGGATGCCAATCTCAGCACCCGTCTTGGATGTCTCAACAGCTGTGTCAAGGAactcgagaagcttgtcTCTGGTCTCGCCGGAGAAAAAAACCCGTCGACTAAAGACGCTTCGACGGGTCTGTGTGACGAACGCCACGTCTTCCAGGTTGACATCTGGATTGGCCCGGATGAAGTCGGCGTACTTCTCAACCGTTGTGGCGAGAGAAGGCTCAGCCTCGGCAGAGATCACTAGAGGACCAACGAATTGCTCAGACACTGCAGCTGTCTTGGATGCGGCGGGTTCGTAGTTCTCAACAATAGCGTGGACGTTGGTGCCTCCGAAGCCGAAGCTGTTCAGACTGACTCGTCTGGGACCACTGTGGACTTCTGGCCATGTCATCGCTGCAGTCGGAACCTGGAGTCGATCGTAGAAGGGCTTGATGGACGGGTTCAGCGTGTTGAAGAGTAAATTGGGTGGAATAGTTGCGTTCTGCACTGCCAGAGATGCCTTGAGCAAGCCAGCCAAACCAGCGCAGCCTTCTGTATGACCGATGACCGTCTTGATAGAGCCACAGTAAAGCTTCTCCGCATCTTCCGGTGCCGTTGCATCGTCAGCAAAGAATGACTGACTAATAGCGCGTGCCTCAACCGGGTCACCAGCGAGAGTACCCGTGCCGTGAGCCTCAAAATACTGCGGTCGATCTTTGATAGGATCTAACCCAGCATTTTGATACGTTCGACGGATCAACGCTGACTGTGCCGCTGCGGAAGGCATAGTGATACCGGTGGTGCGACCATCGCTGTTCATACCCGTCTCACGGACGATGCACTCGATGTGATCGCCACAGCGGATAGCTTCGGAAAGAGGCTTGAGAATGACAGATGCGACACCCTCGCCACGAGCGTAGCCATCGGCTCCAGCATCCCACATTCGACTGCGTGATGTAGGACTCAGCATGTGAAGCTTAGATTCAGCGACGTAGCCGGCGGCATCAAAGATAAGATTGACACCGATGGCTATAGCGGTGGTTGATTCACCGCTACGAAGAGATTGTGTTGCAAAGTGTAGTGCTGCGAGTGATGACGAACACGCTGTGTCCATCGTAACTGATGGTCCACGAAGATCAAAGTAGTACGACACCCGGTTTGAGAGAATACTCTTTGATGTCCCCGTCGGATGATACCGATTGATAATCTCAGGATCTCTCGACTGAATATCATGATAATCACCCGTCATAACACCCAGATAAACCGCCGTCAAAGACCCCTGCATCTCCTCAATAGTATACCCCGCCGCCTCAAGCGATTCATAAACCGTCTCAAGCGTCAATCTCTGCTGCGGATCCATACCATCAGCCTCAGCGGGGTTGACATTGAAGAACGACGCGTCAAACAAGCGACTgtcttcttcgagaaggTAGCCTTTGTTGCAGACGTCAGTGGCGCCGTGATGCTCGCCATCTTTGTTGTAGAAGGCTTCAAGGTTGAGACGGTCTTTAGGGAAGTCGCGGAGGCAGTCTTTGGGGGATTGGAGGAGGGACCAGAGTTTGGAGGGAGAGGATGCGCCGCCGGGAAAGCGGCAAGCTGAGCCGATTACGGCAATGGGCTCGCCTGGAGATGGCATAGTGATTGGGTAGTGTTAGGTAATAAGTGCAGTGCCGTGCTGTTGAAGACAAAGTGTATGTCAAAATGTTGAAGGTTTGTTCAGGACGACATATTACTTGCTGTTTGTCTAAGGTTGCAGTTGATTCACTCGACGGATGTCATTGATCTTAACTCAAGAACAAAGCAAAGCAGTTTCAACGTAGAACCGTATTGGGAATTCCGTATTCCATCTTCGATAAGATCGATGCGGCATCAGCTCCCGCGCCGCCTCAGACTTTTCGGTATCGGCCAAACAGGCTTGTGCTTACATCGAGTGCCGTGCGTAGTGTGGAGCATATTCCGGAGGTGGCTGTTGGCCAACCGGGATGGATCAATATCCCGAGCAAGGGTATGGATCCTCCAACGGGGCAGATTCCGGGGAGTGCGGAGAAAGGTCCTGTAGTGGATGCCGGCTTACGGTGTTGATTGCTCGGAACGAGGCAGTTGTGTTTCGCGCAGTTTCCAGGGAACAGGTTGTATGGTGGCAATGGAATGCGAGCGCTCGTGATCAAAACAGTCTTCACTGGCCGACGAGTATCTACTGTCAGAGGTGCGATGTCTCCCGTAGTTGATTGATCTGCGATCTCAAATCTGTTCAAAGTATCTCACTGTGGCAGTGTTTGCAGtctcactcactcacacATCACTattgtcgtcgtcgtcgactaccttcatcatggcagTCCAATCAATCATCTCCCGTCAAACCCTACCCGCTACTCAAAGAGCTCTCAAAGTCCAAGGCGCAGGAACAGTCACTCTCCAAGAGAACAGTCCCATCGAGCCCCCAAAGGAAGATGAAGTCCTCGTCAGAATCTGCTGTGTCGGCGTCAATCCCCATGACTGGAAATCCCTAGACATGTCACCATCCGCCGGCGCAACGTGGGGCTGCGATTTCGCTGGTGAAGTCGTCACTGCAGGACCTCTGACAAACAAATTCAAGCCAGGTGATCGTGTTGGCGGTGCTTGTGCTGGTAATCGGTCTGATAATCCGAATAATGGTGGTTTTGCAGAGTATGTCAGTGTTCCGGAGATGTTGTTGCTCAGACTTCCGGACTGGATGAGCTTTGAGCAGGGTGCGACATTGGGTGTTGGCTTGTTGACTGTTGGTTTGTCGCTGTATCACACAATGAAACTTCCCCTTCCTTACTCAGGTGAAGTGAGGGACCAGTATATCCTGATTTACGGTGGTGGAACGGCTACTGGGGGTTTGGCAATTCAAGCCGCCAAGCTGTAAGTTCATCGTGCTTGCACTGTGAGCCTAAGCTGATGATATTCAGATCTGGCTTGAAGCCCATCACAACCTGTTCTCCAGGAAAGTTCGAGCACGTCAAGTCTCTAGGCGCCGTAGAAGCCTTCGACTACCGCTCTCCATCCTGCGCGTCAGACATCCGCACCTTCACACATGACAGTCTAGAGTACGTTCTTGACTGCATCACCGAAAGCAGCAGCATGAAAATCTGCTACGCTGCCATTGGAAGCCACGGCGGTAACTACATCGGTCTAGACCAATTCCCCATTCGTGGACATACGCGTCGCGACGTTCGTCCAGGCTGGGTTCTCGCGTGGACAGCGCTAGGTAAACCTGTTGATTGGAGAAAGCCATATCGTCGAGAAGCAAGACCCAAGGATAAGGCGTTTGCGGAGAGATGGGCGCCTATTGCACAGAAGCTACTGGATTCTAAGGATATTGTGACACATCCTACTGAGGTTAGTGATGAGGGGTTGGCGGGTGTCGCAAAGGGAGCCGAGAGGGTGAAGATGGGAACTGCTGGTGGCAAGAAGCTGATATACCGTGTTGCTGCACCCTCGACATCTTAATGTAGGCGTATTTATAAGAGTTCTATcgttttttgtttttttttagcAATTTCTTTATCGGTCTCGACTTGGTTCAGATTGGCAATCTGTCTGTGACGCGTCGCGTTGTTTGTAATCGCGACACACTAGAGTCAAAGGTTGTGTATCTATTTTTAGCAACGCCAGATCTTGCAAAACTCTCTTGCTTAACATCACTTGCCTCTGCGAATTAACTAGATCAAATACATGCAAAGTGTTTCAATGGGGTTTTCTACATGAGTAGTTGAGGATCCTTCACAATCGACTGTTGCCAGTAGTTCCTATCAAATTTCCTTTACATTGGATACTTAAGATTTTACAATTAATTTCTTCCTACACATCTGGCCCACGTTGTGGTCATCTTGCCAACTTCAATACCATTGAGATACCATAGTTAATCAAAAAAATCAACAACCTGAATTCTATAATAAATTTTTACATCAACCCTAATTAAGTTCTACGCACTTCAAACCTTGCATTTGCTTGTTTGTTCTCAATTACCCTACAGACACAATGACGTCACATTCGACAGATAAAAAATGCAGTAAGATGACTAAAAATTGCACTAAGCCTATCAGCGCTCGTTGTTAGATTCTACCGCGGGCGTAGATCAGCAGCCCATTTCTGCCTGCAGCTGGTCACAAGCGTTCAGCGAAGGACGGAGTAAATCTCCGCTGGAGTGGAGAATCTCCGGGCTCGGCCCCGTAACGGCGAGGTGGATACGCCCACCCCGGTCTCACTGTATCCACCGGGTTTTTGGCAGACCTCCCATCCGCTGTTCACATGTCTCATACAATTTGTGTTGCTCATTGcactttcttcctttctcaCCACCAAGCATTCATACATCCCAAAACCTTTCATCTTTCACTCATACCAATGACGTTTGGCTGCCCCTACGTCGTCGCCATCCCTCTTCGCGCTGAAGTCCCCAACTCTGTCCAACATGTCATCTCGTCTCTCCGCGATTTCACTCGCAGCGTTCTACGGTCTTGTAATTCTCTACTTCCTAAACAGACTATGGGATCATATCAGCTACTCAATCAAGACGAAGAAGTACAAATGCGGACCTCTCAAGACCTATCCCCATTGGGATCCCATCTGGGGCATTGACTTTGTTCTCTCCATGAGCCGTGCTTTCAAAGAGCATCGGTGGTTATCTTGGATGGAGGAGACATGGGCTGCGCAAGGAACTAAGACTTTCAAGGCGAGGTTTCTGGGGATGAGAATGGTGTATTCGTCTGAGATGGAGAATATGAAGGCGATGAGTACATCGCAGTGGGAGGAGTTTGTTCTTGAGCCCATTCGTGTGGATAATGGTGTTGCGACGCCGTTTACTGGGAAAGGTGTTAGTACGGCAGATGGTGAGTTCTGGCATTATAGCCGGGGTATCATCAAGCCGTATTTTGAGAGACAGGCATTTGCCAATGTCGCGAGATTGAAACCGTTCACGGATAAGATGTTGGACCTCATTCCCACCAACGGCGACACCTTTGACATGCAGGTTCTGACAAGACGATGGGTAAGTCGCATCTGCTCAATGCGAACGAAACTGACTTGGTTTGAACAGTTTCTTGACACGTCAACTGAGTTTCTTTTTGGAAAGTCCCGCGACTGTCTCACTTATCCTGAGCGCGAAGACGTAATGCTCGCCATGGTCGACATCATGCGCGGTGCACGCGTCCGTCTTACCATGAGTAAATTCATGTTTCTCCACCGAGACCCAAAATGGTATGAGAGTATTCGCTTCGTGCACAACTTTATGAATGAGTACATCGACCAAGCCTACGATGAACTGCACCAGCGAAAAGAGCAAGGTGAGAAGTTTGCTGACAAGCCTGAGCGAACCGACTTGCTCTGGGATATGGTGCAGAAGATCCCTTCTGAGGATAGAATTCTTCTCAGAGATCAGATCACTGCTGTTTGGGTCCCGAGTAATGAGACTACGAGTATTCATATCTCGAATGCTATTTATCAGCTTGCTAGACATCCGGATGCTTGGGAGAAGTTACAGAAGGAGGTCCTTGATCTCGGTGATGAGGAACTCACCTTCTCTAAGCTTCGCGGGATGAAGTACATGAATTGGGTCATCAATGAAAGTAAGTCAGATCGGCCTTCAGAAGCCTCTTACTTATCATTTCAGCACACCGAACTATTCCAAATGGCATCCAAATGATCCGTGTCGCAGCCCACGACACAACCCTCCCCCGTGGCGGAGGCCCAGACGGCAAACAGCCCATCTTCTGCGCCAAAGGTGACATCGTCCATTGCAACCGCTATCTGATGCATCGTGACCCTGACTACTGGGGTGAAGATGCAGCAGAGTTTAGACCAGAACGATGGGACGGTCTCCGTCCTCTTTGGCACTTCGTCCCTTTCGGTGGTGGTCCCAGAATTTGCCCTGCTCATATTCTTGTTGCTACTGAGACGGCTTATGTTTTAACGAGGTTTTGTCAGAAGTTCAAGGGTATTGAGGCGAGGGATGAGAGGGGATATGTTCCTGTTATGAGAGTTGGGCCTAGTAGTTTGAATGGTATCAAAATCGCTGTCACCCCGAGGTAAAGCTTTGAAGGGATAAGGTTTGGGCGACGACTGTCTGGGAGGATATGTCATTGATCATCACGAGAATCAAACAAGCTTGTACTTGGGTAGTTACATTATGAAAATCATAATCAATGAGCTCTAgatgcttcatcatcaatgaGAGACAAAAGTGATTCAAATGACATCATCCTACTTCTGACTCAATATCTCCCCAAAGACCTTTTGAGTATGCTCGAAAACCTTAAGAGGCCATCCTTCCCTCTCCATAGGACCCAAAACCTTGCCATCCGTAACTGTGCTCCCGTCACTCAAGACACGATAGAAACCACTACACGACCCATAGCAGGCTGCTTGATCAGTAACATCTACAACTGCAGAACAAATCATTTCTCTGCTTGGATATCTCCCACTCAGAGCATACTCAGCTTGCCGACGCCCACATTCTTCCTCAGACATAGCTATGAATCGATAAACAGGCAGAGCGATCTTCCCAGCTAGTACACCAACTATCCCAGCGCTCTGTAGTAAATCAGATAGAAAGGTAGTCGCCACCCAACCAGGATGCACATGCAACCAAGACAACTTTGGGTAGTGAGAAGCCAAGTACATGAAGACAAGACTGTGCAATGTAGTGACCTGATTTACCGCCCTCGGAGCTGTATAGCTACCTTTCTTGCGCAATCCAATGTCCCCGTCATTGGTAAATAGTGGACCCTCATGACCCCCAGCTAGGACGGAGAGAACCCGTGGGTGGGGTGCTTGCATGAGCATGGGGAGTAAGCGTTCGATAAGACGCATGCGGATGTAAAAGGATAGAGCAAAACAAagatcaagcttctcctcagtATCTGTGGAGTAAGTCAGCAAAGCATAAACTCCACAAAACGAGTGTCTTACAATGGGGTCCACCGAACGCCAAAGATCCAGGACTCATAAACAACAAATCCACATGTTTCTCCAAGTTCATAATCCTCTCACAAACACCTTCAATACCTTTGATAAGCGAGACCTCAGCTTCGACGAATTGGATCGCAGCGTTTGGGTTGTATTCGTTTAGAAGTGCGAGTTCACCCGCAAACCTCGCTTTCGACCGACCAATAATGTAGAACCGTGGATTAGGCAAAGCCCGGGTAAGAGCCTTGAGAGTAGCGAGACCGATGCCCCTCGTTGCCCCTACGAAAACTGCCACGAAGGATTGGGGGGCGGGGTGTGATGACGACATTCTGTGCTGACGGGGTGCTTATCGTCTGATACGGACAGCTATTCTAATCCTTATTCTGAACTGAAATTCCTCCGCCTTTTTACAGATGAAAGGGAATACGACGCGAGACCGAAGTGCGTGGCGAGATAGAACTCGGGATATCGTTTTCCAGTACGCGGTCTATACGGGGTACGCTACCCGATGTGATAAGGATTCTCCGGCCGATACATGTTTGCAGCGACCGGCCCGGGCGGCACGGAGAATTAGAGCTAGTTTAGCACGGGTCAGTGCCGCTATTGTGACATCCGCGGCGCCTACTATACTGATGGTCAGTAATCATGTCAAAGGCATCGAGGGGTAGTGCTATAGCTTAGAAAGTGATCTTGTAGATTGAACGAATTGGCCCTGCTCAACAATTGTTTCTGTATCACTTGTAAATTCAAGTTCGCTGAGATGACAAACCCCACGAACCTTACCATGAATCAGCTCAGCATGGACTGGGAGCTTGTCGCCTCCACCTGGCAGACAGCTTCACCAGCCTCACGAGTAATCGTCACCCTCAGTACCCTCTCACTCACAGcccttctcatctcaatCATCTACGAACTCTACTTCTCCCCCCTCTCCAAATTCCCCGGCCCAAAACTATGCGCCATCTCCCGCATCCCCCATCTCATAGCAACAGCCAGCGGCCACCAACTTCCCTGGCTCATTAATCTCCACAACAAATACGGCGGCGTTGTTCGCATCGCCCCAGATGCTCTCACATTCACTGATGAGCGCGCCTGGGCTGACATC
It encodes:
- a CDS encoding chaperonin 10-like protein — protein: MAVQSIISRQTLPATQRALKVQGAGTVTLQENSPIEPPKEDEVLVRICCVGVNPHDWKSLDMSPSAGATWGCDFAGEVVTAGPLTNKFKPGDRVGGACAGNRSDNPNNGGFAEYVSVPEMLLLRLPDWMSFEQGATLGVGLLTVGLSLYHTMKLPLPYSGEVRDQYILIYGGGTATGGLAIQAAKLSGLKPITTCSPGKFEHVKSLGAVEAFDYRSPSCASDIRTFTHDSLEYVLDCITESSSMKICYAAIGSHGGNYIGLDQFPIRGHTRRDVRPGWVLAWTALGKPVDWRKPYRREARPKDKAFAERWAPIAQKLLDSKDIVTHPTEVSDEGLAGVAKGAERVKMGTAGGKKLIYRVAAPSTS
- a CDS encoding cytochrome P450, giving the protein MSSRLSAISLAAFYGLVILYFLNRLWDHISYSIKTKKYKCGPLKTYPHWDPIWGIDFVLSMSRAFKEHRWLSWMEETWAAQGTKTFKARFLGMRMVYSSEMENMKAMSTSQWEEFVLEPIRVDNGVATPFTGKGVSTADGEFWHYSRGIIKPYFERQAFANVARLKPFTDKMLDLIPTNGDTFDMQVLTRRWFLDTSTEFLFGKSRDCLTYPEREDVMLAMVDIMRGARVRLTMSKFMFLHRDPKWYESIRFVHNFMNEYIDQAYDELHQRKEQGEKFADKPERTDLLWDMVQKIPSEDRILLRDQITAVWVPSNETTSIHISNAIYQLARHPDAWEKLQKEVLDLGDEELTFSKLRGMKYMNWVINETHRTIPNGIQMIRVAAHDTTLPRGGGPDGKQPIFCAKGDIVHCNRYLMHRDPDYWGEDAAEFRPERWDGLRPLWHFVPFGGGPRICPAHILVATETAYVLTRFCQKFKGIEARDERGYVPVMRVGPSSLNGIKIAVTPR